In Cataglyphis hispanica isolate Lineage 1 chromosome 8, ULB_Chis1_1.0, whole genome shotgun sequence, the DNA window GTCTTAAGTAttcttaaatcaattaattgtaggacataaaaaaataagcatattcgcttcaaaaatttttctagaatGCTATAAAAATGCCGTCGTTGCTGGAAGCGCTGGAGTTGAAATACGGCAGCTCGACGACGGATTGCTCGTTGACGGATGACGAAGCGGAGTCCGGCTCACCCAAAGCCGCTCTGTCAGTTAGCATCTTCATCCCCAAGAAGTCGCCGCGACATACGGTGCCTGCTCTGCTGGTGCTCCAGGACTGCGACATCGAATCGGCGGGCAACGATGCCGAAAAGCTACGTAGCAAGTGCAAGAACGTCGAGGAACTGGATCTGGCGCAGAACAAGCTGTCGCAGTGGACGGAGGTGTTCGGCATCCTGCAACACATGCCCAAAATTAAGTTTGTCAATCTTAGTTTCAACTGCCTCGCGGAGGTACTAGACGTCAAGCACGGTAACTATGATCATCTGAGGAATCTCGTGCTGAACGGCACTAGGGTGTCCTGGTCGACGGTGCAGGGACTGGTGCGGCTTCTACGGAATCTCGAGGAGCTTCATTTATCGTTGAACGAATACAAAACGGTGGACCTCGATTATCAGAAGCCGGAGAATGTCAATCCGGCGCTGAAGAAGTTGCACTTCACCGGCAATCCAGTGGAAGTTTGGAACGAGATCTCCAAGTTGGGGTAAGTTTCTATGTATCATTTTATGCTACAACGAAGAGAAATTGATCCATTAAtgtacgaaataaaattatattataaaaactatttttatccaCATTCAaactacaattaatattatccttGTTTCGAAATctcttaatattcaaatattaagagaTCTCATTATAGGCatcgtgtattttttttagatatctatTTCCAAATCTGAAGAGTCTTGTTCTCGCTGAGTGCCCAATCAGATCGCTCGCTCTAGAGGAAAATCGGAATTTGCCATCCGAGAACGATCGACGAGCGAAGGAAGAGGATCATGGGCAGGACAACGAAAACATGAATCATTTAGATGTAGATGAGCACACGTCATCGACGGAGGAAAAGGGAAATAGGATATTCGAGAGCAAGGTCAACTACGATAGATCTGAGTCGGAGTCGGAATCCAATGGAACGACCATCAAGTCACCCCACGATCCCTTCAGGATGCTGAGGTTCTTGAACGTGAACGGTACCCTGTTATCGACCTGGGACGAGGTCGAGAGACTCGCCAGGTTCCCCGCACTCAAGTCGCTTAGGATTCAAGGATGTCCGCTTTTCGAGGTAAGCGACTCTTCCTCTTCCGACGATCAAAGATTGGCGAGTCTCTCATTACCTTCGTCGTTTGGGAAACGTTCCGATTGATGTATTTCGATACCACGTTTCGCTCGTCGATTAAAGACCGGATGCGATTTCACTTCTGAGATGCATAATTCGTTCTTCATCTTTTCTAAATGAATAATACACgtgatataacaaaataaaatatctaaagctTCTTGTGTCgtgtcgataaaaataaaataaaataaatttttccacgAGCCAGAAATCAATTCTAACAGAGAAGGTAATTATAATGCACGCAATAGTTTGAGCTTTTAACCGTTATATACTTAAAACAGAAGGCAAAGTTATGTTCTTTGAAGTAAcgcaaaacaaatttatcCCACGAACGATTAAGGAGAATATACGTTATGGAATATGATACGTTACGGAAATTATTTGAAGCGTAGGGTTATTTTCACCCTCTCAAAGTGCGTCTTTCAATCTGAACGCGCTCGACGATAGACAGATTAGAGACACGTGTCTAATCTCCGACATCGTCGAATGCGACAGTTGTTTGTGACTACGTAGAAATACGCGTGTCCTAGAAAGCTCGAAGAGATCTTTCCGCATGGACGTAAAGCAATTGAGTCTTGGCATTGGCTCAAGTAGACTTGCACGTTAATGCAACGCATGAGtttcaaaaacaaattttcggGATTGATAAACTCTATAAGCGCATCTTGTGCTTCCAAGTCCTGTatgaattaagaaattatgcGAAAGATATTCGCtcctttgtattataaaacgGAGGAGCTTAATcagaataagaataaaatagttCAACACATAACGATGCCAATTAAAACGATACATGCGCATAACATGGTGACCTTCAATTCAATGCACAACCAGTTTTATTGCAGAATGTGGTTTCTATTCTTTAAGTTATCGGTGTCTATAATTGCGGTTGCGATATATTATGAAAGCATAGCTCTTTGACattgtttataattgatttaaaatgtaagtcatatttttgataacgCTATccaatttgaattataatttcagatatatttattcattattcattttttttcaatttataaattattattttttatattatttttatttgtatcaataatttatttttttttttatgaattatattactatagaTCCGTCCATTCTTACAGCTAAAATGGCAaagatatttgttataatttctcaaaatgcaaacatatatataaacatataaaatttagatctctttattatatgtatttattagtaATTGACTTATGCGAATCTTTATTCACCgctttatatttcttcatttaacATCAGAGTCCTCGAGAATACACGGAACACGAGAGGCGGCAGCTACTAATAGCTCGATTGCCAAACGTCGAGACTTTGAACGGCGGCGGCGTGATATCGTCTCAGGAACGCGAGGACGCCGAGAGGGCTtttatacgttattatatGGACAAACCGGAAGCTGATCGGCCTGAAAGGTAAGTCTCGAAATTGTCGTTTCTTTCTTGATGATCAAGGCGATCGCTTCGAATCATATACACGTTACACTTCTGGTTTTCCCGCGAGTTGTTGCGATTCTAACTTTGCTTGAGCCTATTAGAGTTTCACGGCCGTCGCTTCTTTACGCCGCAGACGCCCCAACTTGACCccctttttcaattttcagatattCCGAGCTCGTGGCTATTCACGGAAAGTTGGACCCCTTGGTAAACGTGGATTTGACACCGGAGAAAAGGGTCAAGGTCACGTTCACTTACGGAGATCTCGTCGAGGTATTTAATTCCGTGTCATATTTCATCACACTTTACATAAGtcgtattaaaaaacaaaatttgcaatttgaaaattaatttagttttttctttttttcgtttaaaaattgtttttaatacaattaaatatgaagattgtataaatatttcgcgatatgtataaaaaaattctacatcATATAGTGTATTaagttacatattattttaattcctttAGGTACGATCGGTCGATGTATATAGAACAGTATTCGAATTAAAAACCAAATTGGAAAGTATGGTGAAAATTCCTGCCAACAGAATGAGACTCTTCTACGTTGATCAGGTAAGCCGTTCGGTTctacattaattaaacgattttaatattattttagaatgtgTGGTTGCGCCATCGTTCCTTTGAGAAACCCGAAGTCGCGATATAAATCATACCTCATTAATCCTCTCATATGATTCCTTTATCCTGGATGCCATCGCTTAAAATTTGTAACTtcctgtaaaaaatatttcccaaaatattaataacaaggTATGGAAACAATTTCTCGGTGTACCCtttgtgaatttttatcaattattaaaaacaaaacatgTTTATCTTAtcacttataataaaatcgcgaATAAGTATATCGCATACAAATCTCGAGGAATACGTGCGGAATGAATCTTGATGTTTTAGGTAATGAAAGCGCAATACGGACCGGAAGAAATGTTGTATCCGAACAAGCAACTCTACCGATACAACATTAGAAACGGCGACGAGATCATCATCGATAGCAAATTGAATCGATTCGCGTCTACGTCTTCAGCTACATCTTCCATTCGTTCCTGAAGAAAATCGACACGTGAATCGAGCGGTATTGAAGAAATCCAATAACTCTTCGAGTTTTTTGATCTCTTACTTATTGCTTCGCGATGCGATTCGTTTGTTGCTGAATTGTAATGATCCCATCGATACAGATCGATAGAGAAACATCGGTTTTCATAACCGCGTTTATTAATGTTGCAGATCTGATTTGTTATAATCGGCGAAGAGCAATTCCACGTTCCCACGCATGGAGATATATGTGAACTAACAGTTTAGAAGAATTGCAAATGttcgattttatatcatattgcaaatatttcagaaataataacTGACATACAATAATCATGAATTGATATCAAGTGAAATTTTTAGGACATAAAGTATCTCTTtagaaactatatatttttccgaaAATCATCATCATGAATTATCGCGATCGATCGCATTTTGATCGCAGCAAAGTCGTCTGACGttgttatatacaattatttatctatataaaaaactcaTCCATCGTCTCTAGTATGAACTTAACCGCTACTAACGAGTCTggcatatttaaagaataattgtttCCAGTGTATACATGTACACTTAGATAAAATAGATGGTCGTCGATTTGTAAGTTTTCTCTAATGTAGAGTATAATTTTCGTCTATTTTAGACGACAAAATGTAATGGGAAAGGATTGTACATagtcaatatttcaatttccaaCCAAATTCGATGTAGTTACGATATGCGAGCTTCAagagagtttatctttttatttatcgacgcTCGACTTAGGGGACGATAGGGATTCGTATAGGGAAAAATAGTTCACTTGGATTATGTGACGTGTTCACGTAATCGTAATTAATGCCAACACAACTGTAACGAGACACGTTGCTATTGACGAagagaatgaaatatttttgtagatcAAGGTCACAGTTTAGCTTTAAAGAAGTACTCGTTCGTGAACGCGTTTCGTTGCTCTTTGTCAAACACCGGGCAATGATAAAAGTGTTTAAACAGCACTCGCAGCTGTCGTTTCCGTCGCGCACGTATTTCTATAGATATGAAGAATGCGTGCGATCTTTTGCGAGGCTCATTTGTGCGTAGATATAACATGCGAGGGAAATCTCGTGCTTCAGATTAGTAGAATATATCGCTGGTTCGCAAGTGTCATTCACTTTTATTGTAATCTTAACTTTTGAATGATCTCTGTACTTTCTCTCAAGATGatacgtttatataaaaatttctttttcttaactCTGCACGAAATTAAAACAGCACAAGAGCGTCATCAGTTTTCCTCGTCTTTTCCTGTCtagatgatttaaaattaggaTATTACAACatttaattcgataaaatGTGAGAGAAATTTGCGAaaccatataaaatttatgtaaagttGAAGCTCTGCGTTGCGTTATCGATAGTCTATTCTCGGTATGTACTTAAGTATAAATTACCctcaaacattatttttttttccttaattcTATGGTGAACTATAACGCAGTATGAGTAAACTATTGTACATTATTGCTTCGTCACAAAGTGAATGGAGATCATATAATACATGGATAACTATGAATAGAATCGTAAGATAAATTTCCAATgtgattttataaacaaaagttgctttaagaattaataatacgcTCATAATTTAGAATTCTCATCTCGATTCTCAAAAGTATGTTTTTCTCTCTGGAACGCTACAAATATATCTCGTTGCATTTACGGCTTATCTCGATTTAGGGCACAAGCGAGCTTGCGAAAAGAAAGTTACTAGAACGTTACGTTGCTTTGTTCTTTGAATCCGGCGGTACTGCGCAATATATTCAGCTACAAGCgttagagaaagaaagcggACAGTGTATCGAATTTCGGTCTTCATATAAAAGCAACGAAGCTTGAAGAGTCACTTATGTCTGCCTTTTACGCGTACTAGGGTAACTCTGATACTTCTAACACTGCCCtgtgaatattataaagcGTGATTCAGAATGTGTGACAAGGCTCTCTGTACATAAAGAGAAGCATTAATCGAATTCTCTTGCGACGATGCGATGCTAATAAAAAGTAGCATAATTTGCCAATAATAATCTTTGGTCaatgattaaagaaatattcgcAACATGTATGTAGTAAAAGCagattttactatattattatacaaatttggTACTCTTCTAGTTTAGCATAAATTATCAAGAAACTAAAAGTATTTCATTAAATGGATTCAATAACGAAAGAAGACatagatataagatataagtAATTTTGTTCATGATAAAATCCATTAATAACATACACATGATTTTCTTATGATTATGAATCTTGCTACTCGGAAAATTCGATTAGATGTTTCTCGTAGATGGAAAGAGTATAGCAAGACGTTAACTGTCGGATTCCAATGCCATTTGCATCCTGCCTTCGCGATAATTGATGCACACAATCGATTGTCGATATTAGCAAGAGACGGCGAAGAACGTAAGTGAAAATCGATCACGAAGGAAGGATAAAGACCGCCTGGTAAAGGAATCCCATGCTGCATGTGTCTAGTCTCGAAAAAAGGAACTTTGCAttattctcattttatatataataatatgatccTTTTTTTGTGCTGGCGCAAATGTACGTACTAacgaaataaatcatttatatgacAAATCGTTCATTAATGATTGTtgccttattttttttctcaaggaACTTAAATGGCCATGATTGAATCCTGACGAttagtttttgaattattgtCACGAAAAATGACAATCATAGAGCTAATTAACATccatgattataaattatagttttagtTTATtgtatctgaatttttttgaatttgaacaatttttgtGGGTAAAAACTATACGCTTAtacattaatgttaaataaaaagcaattataaatctaaactcataaaaatttcaacgattattattcattattgatTGAAATTGAAACAATCGGAAATACACTTGCAAATAAAGCTTACGGATAAAGAAATGGGACGGTGGCAGTTAATCTATAATACATACGTGTTTTATTCACAACCGTTACCATAAACGAACCGGATAATTTTACACTTATTTAAATCCTACGATCTATCACAATgtattttctctgtttttttctccctttcgcagatgtatagaaatatatctgaCTAAATGTGCTAAAGCtacttaaaattaatcgcGCCTCACGTCAGACGCAACGCCACagacatttatacataaaacgttacaacaatatatatgtacattagtATAAACTAGATTTGTA includes these proteins:
- the LOC126851472 gene encoding tubulin-specific chaperone cofactor E-like protein, which translates into the protein MPSLLEALELKYGSSTTDCSLTDDEAESGSPKAALSVSIFIPKKSPRHTVPALLVLQDCDIESAGNDAEKLRSKCKNVEELDLAQNKLSQWTEVFGILQHMPKIKFVNLSFNCLAEVLDVKHGNYDHLRNLVLNGTRVSWSTVQGLVRLLRNLEELHLSLNEYKTVDLDYQKPENVNPALKKLHFTGNPVEVWNEISKLGYLFPNLKSLVLAECPIRSLALEENRNLPSENDRRAKEEDHGQDNENMNHLDVDEHTSSTEEKGNRIFESKVNYDRSESESESNGTTIKSPHDPFRMLRFLNVNGTLLSTWDEVERLARFPALKSLRIQGCPLFESPREYTEHERRQLLIARLPNVETLNGGGVISSQEREDAERAFIRYYMDKPEADRPERYSELVAIHGKLDPLVNVDLTPEKRVKVTFTYGDLVEVRSVDVYRTVFELKTKLESMVKIPANRMRLFYVDQVMKAQYGPEEMLYPNKQLYRYNIRNGDEIIIDSKLNRFASTSSATSSIRS